In Pongo abelii isolate AG06213 chromosome 22, NHGRI_mPonAbe1-v2.0_pri, whole genome shotgun sequence, the following are encoded in one genomic region:
- the CLDN17 gene encoding claudin-17, with protein sequence MAFYPLQIAGLVLGFLGMVGTLATTLLPQWRVSAFVGSNIIVFERLWEGLWMNCIRQARVRLQCKFYSSLLALSPALETARALMCVAVALSLIALLIGICGMKQVQCTGSNERVRAYLLGTSGVLFILTGIFVLIPVSWTANIIIRDFYNPAIHIGQKRELGAALFLGWASTAVLFIGGALLCGFCCCNRKKQGYRYPVPGYCVPHTDKQRNNDNA encoded by the coding sequence ATGGCATTTTATCCCTTGCAAATTGCTGGGCTGGTTCTTGGGTTCCTTGGCATGGTAGGGACTCTTGCCACAACCCTTCTACCTCAGTGGAGAGTATCAGCTTTTGTTGGCAGCAACATTATTGTCTTTGAGAGGCTCTGGGAAGGGCTCTGGATGAACTGCATCCGACAAGCCAGGGTCCGGTTGCAATGCAAGTTCTATAGTTCCTTGTTAGCTCTCTCGCCTGCCCTGGAAACAGCCCGGGCCCTCATGTGTGTGGCTGTTGCTCTCTCCTTGATCGCCCTGCTTATTGGCATCTGTGGCATGAAGCAGGTCCAGTGCACAGGCTCTAACGAGAGGGTCAGAGCATACCTTCTGGGAACTTCAGGAGTCCTCTTCATCCTGACGGGCATCTTCGTTCTGATTCCGGTGAGCTGGACAGCCAACATAATCATCAGAGATTTCTACAATCCAGCCATCCACATAGGTCAGAAACGAGAGCTGGGAGCAGCACTTTTCCTTGGCTGGGCAAGCACTGCTGTCCTCTTCATTGGAGGGGCTCTGCTTTGTGGATTTTGCTGCTGCAACAGAAAGAAGCAAGGGTACAGATATCCAGTGCCTGGCTACTGTGTGCCACACACAGATAAGCAAAGAAACAATGACAATGCTTAG